A genomic region of Stenotrophomonas sp. NA06056 contains the following coding sequences:
- the nagA gene encoding N-acetylglucosamine-6-phosphate deacetylase gives MATVLRNARILAGDEFRDDLAVVIENGHISALLPDAAPQLGTADEPVDLGGGWLLPGFIDVQVNGGGGALFNNTPDVASLRTIAQAHRRFGTTALLPTLISDDLGVMREAINAMREAIAQGVPGVIGIHLEGPYIAPARKGTHDASKFRVPDAEEIELASSLDNGVTLLTLAPERVPLETIRALVERGVIVAAGHTAGTYEEIRAGLDAGVRGFTHLYNAMSPLQGREPGAVGAALEDRDSWIGIIVDGVHVHPASLRVALAAKPRGRLLLVTDAMPPVGADDPSYVLYGETITAIDGVVRNAAGALAGSALDMATALRNTVQLLRQPLAEAARMASTYPAQFLNVDDRLGHIAEGYQADLVLLDDALQVRGTWIAGQYEAA, from the coding sequence ATGGCAACCGTCCTGCGCAATGCCCGCATTCTTGCCGGTGATGAGTTCCGCGATGATCTTGCGGTCGTGATCGAGAACGGCCACATCAGCGCGCTGTTGCCCGACGCTGCACCGCAGCTGGGCACGGCCGACGAGCCGGTGGACCTGGGCGGCGGCTGGCTGCTGCCCGGCTTCATCGATGTGCAGGTCAATGGCGGTGGCGGCGCACTGTTCAACAACACACCCGACGTGGCGTCGCTGCGTACCATCGCGCAGGCGCATCGCCGCTTCGGCACCACCGCCCTGCTGCCGACCCTGATCAGCGATGACCTCGGTGTGATGCGCGAGGCGATCAATGCGATGCGTGAGGCCATTGCACAGGGCGTGCCGGGCGTGATCGGCATCCATCTGGAAGGCCCGTACATCGCACCGGCGCGTAAAGGCACGCACGATGCCAGCAAGTTCCGCGTGCCGGACGCGGAAGAGATCGAACTGGCGTCGTCGCTGGACAACGGCGTGACCCTGCTGACCCTGGCGCCCGAGCGCGTGCCGCTGGAGACCATCCGTGCGCTGGTCGAACGTGGTGTGATCGTCGCTGCCGGTCATACCGCCGGTACGTATGAAGAGATCCGTGCCGGTCTTGATGCCGGCGTGCGTGGCTTCACCCATCTGTACAACGCGATGTCGCCGCTGCAGGGCCGCGAGCCCGGCGCAGTGGGCGCGGCACTGGAAGATCGCGACAGCTGGATCGGCATCATCGTCGATGGCGTGCACGTGCATCCGGCCAGCCTGCGCGTGGCGTTGGCGGCCAAGCCACGTGGCCGCCTGCTGCTGGTGACCGATGCCATGCCGCCGGTCGGTGCCGACGATCCCAGCTACGTGCTGTATGGCGAAACCATCACCGCCATCGACGGCGTCGTGCGCAACGCCGCCGGCGCGCTGGCCGGTTCGGCGCTGGACATGGCCACCGCCTTGCGCAACACCGTGCAGCTGCTGCGGCAACCGCTGGCCGAAGCCGCGCGCATGGCCTCGACCTATCCGGCGCAGTTCCTCAATGTCGATGATCGCCTGGGCCACATCGCCGAGGGCTACCAGGCCGACCTGGTGCTGCTGGACGATGCGCTGCAGGTGCGGGGTACGTGGATCGCCGGCCAGTACGAGGCGGCCTGA
- a CDS encoding sugar MFS transporter has protein sequence MSAVPAASARPNVASSIAIVGVLFFLIGFFTWLNGPLITFVKLAFELSEVGAFLVLMVFYLSYFFLALPASWILRRTGMKKGLSLSLLVMAGGAALFGEFATQRWYPGALGGLFVIGSGLALLQTAINPYISILGPIETAARRIAMMGICNKIAGMLAPVLIGTVVLHGIGDLSATVAAADETTKAQLLNEFAAKIHAPYLAMAGLLVVLAVAVLFSPLPEIKASEANATPAGAPGKAERSSIFQFPHLWLGVLCLFVYVGVEVMAGDAIGTYGHGFDLPLDQTKMFTSLTLGAMLVGYVVGLLLIPKVVSQSRYLTISAVLGVVFCLGAFFTHGYVSVAFVALLGFANAMMWPAIFPLAIRGLGRFTETGSALLVMGIAGGAIIPQLFAVLKQHIDFQLVFLLLMVPCYLYILFYSVVGHRVGLPQDKG, from the coding sequence ATGTCCGCCGTCCCCGCTGCAAGCGCACGCCCGAACGTGGCCTCCTCCATCGCCATCGTTGGCGTGCTGTTCTTCCTGATCGGCTTCTTCACCTGGCTCAACGGACCGTTGATCACCTTCGTCAAGCTCGCCTTCGAGCTCAGCGAAGTCGGTGCCTTCCTGGTACTGATGGTGTTCTACCTGTCCTACTTCTTCCTCGCGTTGCCGGCCTCATGGATCCTGCGCCGCACCGGCATGAAGAAGGGCCTGAGCCTGAGCCTGCTGGTGATGGCCGGCGGCGCGGCGCTGTTCGGTGAATTCGCCACGCAGCGCTGGTATCCCGGTGCGCTTGGCGGCCTGTTCGTGATCGGTAGCGGACTTGCCTTGCTGCAGACCGCGATCAATCCGTACATCTCCATCCTCGGCCCGATCGAAACCGCCGCACGGCGCATCGCGATGATGGGCATCTGCAACAAGATCGCCGGGATGTTGGCGCCGGTGCTGATCGGCACGGTGGTGCTGCACGGCATCGGCGATCTGTCGGCCACGGTGGCCGCTGCCGATGAAACCACCAAGGCGCAGCTGCTGAACGAATTCGCCGCCAAGATCCACGCGCCGTACCTGGCCATGGCCGGGCTGCTGGTGGTGCTGGCGGTGGCGGTATTGTTCTCGCCGCTGCCTGAAATCAAGGCCTCCGAGGCCAATGCCACGCCTGCCGGCGCACCGGGCAAGGCCGAGCGCAGCAGCATCTTCCAGTTCCCGCATCTGTGGCTGGGCGTGCTGTGCCTGTTCGTCTATGTCGGCGTGGAAGTGATGGCCGGTGATGCCATCGGTACCTACGGCCATGGCTTCGACCTGCCGCTGGACCAGACCAAGATGTTCACCTCGCTCACCCTCGGCGCGATGCTGGTGGGCTACGTGGTGGGCCTGCTGCTGATCCCGAAAGTGGTTTCGCAGTCGCGTTACCTGACCATCTCCGCGGTACTGGGCGTAGTGTTCTGCCTGGGCGCCTTCTTCACCCATGGCTACGTGTCGGTCGCCTTCGTGGCGCTGCTGGGCTTTGCCAACGCGATGATGTGGCCGGCGATCTTCCCGCTGGCGATCCGTGGCCTGGGCCGCTTCACCGAAACCGGCTCGGCGCTGCTGGTGATGGGCATCGCCGGTGGCGCGATCATTCCGCAGCTGTTCGCCGTGCTCAAGCAGCACATCGACTTCCAGCTGGTGTTCCTGCTGCTGATGGTGCCGTGCTACCTGTACATCCTGTTCTACTCGGTGGTCGGCCATCGCGTCGGCCTGCCGCAGGACAAGGGCTGA
- a CDS encoding SIS domain-containing protein translates to MSLSDPTATLMFAEAAEAADVVARQFARNHAVMETLAASLRAAPPPFVVTCARGSSDHAATYGKYLLETQLGLVVASASPSVGSVYAAPLQLRGALFIVISQSGKSPDLLRNAEAAKAAGARVVALVNVEDSPLAQLADTVIPLHAGVEKSVAATKSYLASLSALLQLAAYWKQDSALRNALDLLPDAMREAWQCDWSAVTDGLVEANNLFVLGRGLGLGAAQEAALKFKETCSLHAEAYSSAEVKHGPMALVDRGFPVLAFAQPDETGAGTRAVAEEFTARGAQVWLAGAGGNLPVAAAPHPLCAPLLTVQSFYRAINALALRRGFNPDLPPHLNKVTETV, encoded by the coding sequence ATGTCGCTGTCCGACCCCACCGCCACCCTGATGTTTGCCGAGGCCGCCGAAGCGGCCGACGTCGTTGCCCGCCAGTTCGCCCGCAACCATGCCGTGATGGAGACGCTGGCGGCCAGCCTGCGCGCGGCGCCGCCGCCGTTCGTGGTGACCTGCGCACGTGGCAGCTCCGATCATGCCGCGACCTACGGCAAGTACCTGCTGGAGACCCAGCTGGGCCTGGTCGTTGCCTCGGCCTCGCCATCGGTGGGTTCGGTCTATGCCGCACCGCTGCAGCTGCGCGGTGCGTTGTTCATCGTCATCTCGCAGTCCGGCAAGAGCCCGGACCTGCTGCGCAATGCCGAGGCGGCCAAGGCCGCTGGTGCGCGCGTGGTGGCGCTGGTCAACGTCGAGGATTCGCCGCTGGCACAGCTGGCCGACACGGTGATCCCGCTGCATGCCGGCGTGGAGAAAAGCGTGGCGGCGACCAAGAGCTACCTCGCCTCGCTATCCGCGCTGCTGCAGCTGGCGGCGTACTGGAAGCAGGACAGCGCGCTGCGCAATGCCCTGGACCTGCTGCCGGACGCGATGCGCGAGGCCTGGCAGTGCGACTGGAGTGCAGTGACCGACGGCCTGGTGGAGGCCAACAACCTGTTCGTGCTGGGCCGTGGCCTGGGCCTCGGCGCGGCGCAGGAGGCCGCACTGAAGTTCAAGGAAACCTGCAGCCTGCACGCCGAGGCCTACAGCTCTGCCGAGGTCAAGCATGGACCAATGGCGCTGGTCGATCGCGGCTTCCCGGTGCTGGCCTTTGCCCAGCCCGATGAAACCGGTGCTGGCACCCGTGCCGTGGCTGAAGAATTCACCGCACGTGGCGCCCAGGTGTGGCTGGCCGGTGCCGGCGGCAACCTGCCGGTCGCTGCTGCGCCGCATCCGCTGTGTGCGCCGCTGCTGACGGTGCAGAGCTTCTATCGCGCGATCAATGCGCTGGCCCTGCGCCGTGGTTTCAACCCTGACCTGCCGCCGCATCTGAACAAGGTAACGGAGACGGTGTGA
- a CDS encoding LacI family DNA-binding transcriptional regulator: MRRATIKDVAEKAKVSLKTVSRVINNEPSVMQATRARVLRAIAELDYEPDPSARNLRSGTTFVIGLVYDNPNPYHIIGVQNGVLAACRETGFGLQIHPCDSSSPLLADELADWVQRSRLAGLVLTAPMSERRDLIQALTARGIKLVRIIAATEDPADGACVFVDDREAAYEITEHLIQLGHQRIGFLWGGSSHRSSGERYAGYEAALKDYGMTVDKHLVVQGDYTFDDGFRGARRLLALREPPTAIFGSNDEIAAGVLAAAKSAGMNVPYDLSIAGFEDSPFSRQSWPPLTTAKQATEDIARHAARLLIAQLRSDAYDDAPASLHNQGFVPQLVVRGSTAPMRPAAARPLPSDPS, encoded by the coding sequence ATGCGCAGAGCGACCATCAAGGACGTTGCCGAAAAGGCCAAGGTCTCGCTGAAGACGGTGTCGCGGGTGATCAACAACGAGCCCTCGGTGATGCAGGCCACCCGTGCACGGGTGCTGCGTGCCATTGCCGAGCTCGACTACGAACCCGATCCGTCCGCGCGCAACCTGCGCAGCGGCACCACCTTCGTGATCGGGCTGGTGTACGACAACCCCAACCCGTACCACATCATCGGTGTGCAGAACGGCGTGCTCGCCGCCTGCCGGGAAACCGGCTTCGGTCTGCAGATCCATCCATGCGATTCCAGCTCGCCGCTGCTGGCCGATGAACTGGCCGACTGGGTGCAGCGCTCGCGCCTGGCCGGGCTGGTGCTGACCGCACCGATGTCCGAACGTCGCGACCTGATCCAGGCGCTCACCGCGCGTGGCATCAAGCTGGTGCGGATCATCGCCGCCACCGAAGATCCGGCCGATGGCGCCTGCGTGTTTGTCGACGACCGCGAAGCTGCCTACGAAATCACCGAGCACCTGATCCAGCTGGGCCACCAGCGCATCGGCTTCCTCTGGGGTGGCAGCTCGCACCGGTCCTCGGGCGAGCGCTACGCCGGTTACGAAGCCGCGCTGAAGGACTACGGCATGACCGTGGACAAGCACCTGGTGGTGCAGGGCGATTACACCTTCGACGACGGCTTCCGCGGTGCGCGGCGCCTGCTGGCACTGCGCGAGCCGCCTACCGCCATCTTCGGTTCCAACGATGAAATCGCGGCCGGCGTGCTGGCCGCGGCCAAGTCGGCCGGCATGAACGTGCCCTACGACCTGTCCATCGCCGGCTTCGAGGACAGCCCGTTCTCGCGCCAGTCGTGGCCGCCGCTGACCACCGCCAAGCAGGCCACCGAAGACATCGCCCGCCATGCCGCGCGCCTGCTGATCGCGCAGCTGCGCAGCGATGCCTACGACGATGCGCCGGCGTCGCTGCACAACCAGGGCTTCGTGCCACAGCTGGTGGTGCGTGGCTCGACTGCGCCGATGCGACCTGCTGCCGCCCGCCCCCTTCCTTCTGATCCTTCCTGA
- a CDS encoding glucokinase family protein, translating to MTASHPAPAHVLSRVAPSFLAADVGGTHVRVARAQASGDDAHPVQLLEYRKYRNADYAGLSAILSDFLGDSARPSQCVVATAGFAREDGTVITANLPWPLSARQVEAEVGLQHVHIVNDFEAVAYAAAQVDASGVLHLCGPDSAPRGPTLVVGPGTGLGAALWIPTANGPVVLATEAGQPTLAASTELEMAIVRHMQRDRAHVSIEHAISGPGLMNLYRAICALQDQVPALASPDAVTAAAMAGTDPLARQALDVFCGLLGSTIGDMALFYGAHGGVYLAGGILPQIREYLRTSTFVERYLQKGPMGEALARIPVKVVEHGQLGVIGAASWYLLHADA from the coding sequence GTGACCGCCAGCCACCCCGCCCCGGCCCATGTCCTGTCCCGTGTCGCGCCCTCGTTCCTGGCCGCCGACGTTGGCGGCACCCATGTGCGCGTCGCCCGGGCCCAGGCCAGTGGCGACGATGCGCATCCGGTGCAGCTGCTGGAGTACCGCAAGTACCGCAATGCCGATTACGCCGGCCTGAGCGCGATCCTGTCCGACTTCCTCGGCGACAGCGCGCGACCCAGCCAATGCGTAGTGGCCACGGCCGGCTTCGCCCGCGAAGACGGCACTGTGATCACCGCCAATCTGCCGTGGCCGCTGTCGGCCCGCCAGGTGGAAGCCGAGGTCGGCCTGCAGCACGTGCACATCGTCAATGACTTCGAAGCCGTGGCCTATGCCGCCGCGCAGGTCGATGCCAGCGGTGTGCTGCACCTGTGTGGCCCGGACAGCGCCCCCCGCGGCCCGACCCTGGTGGTCGGCCCCGGCACCGGCCTGGGTGCAGCATTGTGGATTCCCACGGCCAACGGCCCGGTGGTCCTGGCCACCGAAGCCGGGCAGCCCACCCTGGCCGCCAGCACCGAACTGGAAATGGCGATCGTCCGCCACATGCAGCGCGACCGCGCGCATGTGTCGATCGAACATGCGATCTCCGGCCCCGGCCTGATGAACCTGTACCGCGCGATCTGCGCGCTGCAGGACCAGGTACCGGCGCTGGCCAGCCCCGATGCGGTCACCGCCGCAGCGATGGCTGGCACCGATCCGCTGGCACGGCAGGCGCTGGATGTGTTCTGCGGCCTGCTCGGCAGCACCATCGGCGACATGGCCCTGTTCTATGGCGCCCACGGCGGGGTCTACCTGGCCGGCGGAATCCTGCCGCAGATCCGCGAGTACCTGCGTACCAGCACCTTCGTCGAACGCTACCTGCAGAAGGGGCCGATGGGCGAGGCGCTGGCACGCATCCCGGTGAAGGTGGTCGAACACGGACAGTTGGGCGTGATCGGCGCTGCCAGCTGGTACCTGCTCCACGCCGACGCCTGA
- a CDS encoding family 20 glycosylhydrolase, with the protein MTKPTRARMRSLLLLGSLLAALPVLPALAADAPALDTGPGPQLRAGSLMLIPAPANVQRGNGAGITVGAGTVLHAEGEAAQRVAAQFADLLARSGGPRLAVANGKTAAKGGSIRFQIVPTFRDSGEGYTLESTTQGVLVQAGNETGLFYGATTLAQLATGGSNGVLPAVQIQDAPRFSWRGFMLDSARHFQSLDEIKRVLDAMAAHKLNTFHWHLTDDQGWRMEIKRYPKLTEVGSCRLPAGDGGTDPVSGKEHPYCGFYTQDQIREVIAYAAALHIQVIPEIDVPGHATAAIAAYPELGTIATPLKPLSEWGVFPNLFNVEDGTVTFLENVLEEVIALFPAKYVHVGGDEAVKDQWEASKQVQQRMRELGIKDEMAMQSHIIKRLEIFLEEHDRRLIGWDEILEGGLPPQATVMSWRGTEGGLAAASAGHDVVMSPVSHLYLDYLQTASPNEPPGRPTQVNLAKLYNYEPVPAELAADKRGHILGLQANMFTEHTRTYARLQHNLFPRLAAVAETGWSTPEHRDFRDFLARLPSQLQRYRAWGLAYAQTPFEVGVAYTDDRAANTVTVSLANPLGYEVRYSNNGQPVTAQSPLYQQPLTSTLPATVQAAAFYQGQPLAAKPTAASYTAQSLLSRHSEELRSCVGEKGLVLRLEDDGPREGARAVFTVDIFQPCWRWPQAQLDGIGSVEVRAGRIPYYFQLAHDEPKRRFEKARSAHGEMLVRRGDCTGKVLAQVPLPAQTDADGFVTLRAALPKGTAGNGDLCINFTGDTRPTMWVLDEVTLR; encoded by the coding sequence ATGACGAAGCCCACCCGCGCCAGGATGCGCAGCCTTCTGTTGCTGGGCAGCCTGCTGGCCGCCCTTCCCGTGCTGCCGGCACTGGCCGCCGATGCCCCGGCACTCGATACCGGCCCCGGCCCGCAGCTGCGCGCCGGCAGCTTGATGTTGATTCCCGCACCGGCCAACGTGCAGCGCGGCAACGGTGCGGGCATCACCGTTGGCGCGGGCACCGTGCTGCATGCCGAAGGCGAAGCCGCGCAGCGTGTCGCCGCCCAGTTCGCCGACCTGCTGGCGCGCAGTGGTGGACCGAGGTTGGCAGTGGCCAACGGCAAGACGGCGGCCAAGGGCGGCAGCATCCGCTTCCAGATCGTGCCGACCTTCCGCGACAGTGGCGAGGGCTACACGCTGGAAAGCACCACGCAGGGCGTGCTGGTGCAGGCCGGCAACGAAACCGGCCTGTTCTACGGCGCCACCACCCTGGCCCAGCTCGCCACCGGCGGCAGCAACGGTGTGCTGCCGGCGGTGCAGATCCAGGATGCGCCGCGTTTCAGCTGGCGTGGCTTCATGCTCGATTCGGCGCGGCACTTCCAGAGCCTGGACGAGATCAAGCGCGTGCTCGATGCGATGGCCGCGCACAAGCTCAACACCTTCCATTGGCACCTGACCGACGACCAGGGCTGGCGCATGGAGATCAAGCGCTACCCGAAGCTGACCGAGGTCGGCAGCTGCCGCCTGCCAGCCGGTGACGGTGGCACCGATCCGGTCAGCGGCAAGGAACATCCGTACTGCGGCTTCTATACGCAGGATCAGATCCGCGAAGTCATCGCCTACGCGGCCGCGCTGCACATCCAGGTCATTCCGGAAATCGACGTCCCCGGCCACGCCACTGCCGCCATCGCGGCGTATCCGGAACTGGGCACGATCGCTACGCCACTGAAACCGTTGAGCGAATGGGGCGTGTTCCCGAACCTGTTCAACGTCGAGGACGGCACCGTCACCTTCCTGGAAAACGTGCTGGAAGAAGTCATCGCCCTGTTCCCGGCCAAGTACGTGCACGTGGGCGGCGACGAAGCAGTGAAGGACCAGTGGGAAGCCTCGAAGCAGGTGCAGCAGCGCATGCGCGAACTGGGCATCAAGGATGAAATGGCCATGCAGAGCCACATCATCAAGCGCCTGGAAATCTTCCTGGAAGAACACGACCGGCGCCTGATCGGCTGGGACGAGATCCTCGAAGGCGGCCTTCCGCCGCAGGCCACGGTGATGTCCTGGCGCGGTACCGAAGGCGGGCTGGCCGCTGCCAGCGCGGGCCACGATGTGGTGATGTCGCCGGTCAGCCACCTGTATCTGGACTACCTGCAGACCGCCTCGCCCAATGAACCGCCGGGCCGGCCGACCCAGGTGAACCTGGCCAAGCTCTACAACTACGAACCGGTGCCGGCCGAGCTGGCGGCGGACAAGCGCGGTCACATCCTCGGCCTGCAGGCGAACATGTTCACCGAGCACACGCGCACGTATGCACGTCTGCAGCACAACCTGTTCCCGCGCTTGGCCGCCGTGGCCGAGACCGGCTGGAGCACGCCGGAACATCGTGATTTCCGCGACTTCCTGGCCCGTCTGCCCTCGCAGCTGCAACGCTACCGAGCGTGGGGCCTGGCGTATGCGCAGACGCCGTTTGAAGTGGGCGTGGCCTATACCGATGACCGCGCGGCGAACACGGTGACCGTGTCGCTTGCCAATCCGCTGGGCTATGAAGTGCGCTACAGCAACAACGGTCAGCCGGTGACCGCGCAGTCGCCGCTGTACCAGCAGCCGCTGACGTCCACGCTGCCGGCAACGGTGCAGGCGGCTGCGTTCTATCAGGGCCAGCCGCTGGCCGCGAAGCCGACGGCGGCCTCGTACACCGCACAGTCGCTGCTGTCACGGCACAGCGAAGAACTGCGCAGCTGTGTGGGCGAGAAGGGCCTGGTACTGCGCCTGGAAGACGATGGTCCACGCGAAGGTGCGCGCGCGGTGTTCACCGTCGACATCTTCCAGCCGTGCTGGCGTTGGCCGCAGGCACAGCTGGATGGCATCGGTAGCGTTGAAGTGCGCGCGGGCCGCATTCCGTACTACTTCCAGTTGGCACACGACGAGCCGAAGCGCCGCTTCGAAAAGGCCCGGAGCGCACATGGCGAAATGCTGGTCCGTCGCGGTGATTGCACGGGCAAGGTTCTGGCGCAGGTGCCGCTGCCGGCACAGACCGATGCCGACGGCTTCGTGACCCTGCGCGCGGCGCTGCCGAAGGGCACCGCTGGCAACGGCGACCTGTGCATCAACTTCACCGGCGACACGCGCCCGACAATGTGGGTGCTGGACGAGGTGACGCTCCGGTAA
- a CDS encoding TonB-dependent receptor, translating into MNTRKTLLSAAIVSCIAFSAHAQQAAQTATDLDTVTVTGIRGSMEKSLDTKREANARVEVVTAEDVGKLPAHNVADTLQRLPGVNISSSSADEGGFDEADRVSLRGTSPSLTQTLINGHTVGSADWFVLSQGNNVGRSVSYSLLPSELVSSVEVNKSSQAKLQDGGTTGTVNIITRKPLEFSKQFTAEGSIGMVRSDQAKSNDPQYSALFNYKNDEGTFGVMVQGFSQKRELRREAQEIPGGFFKIGAGDPVAKTNPDLIGVNVPGLLGSTLFEQTRERKGGLVSLQFKPTDTLTLGLNGFSSKLEANNYNRNFMMFGNSFAKSQAPNPGYVVKDGVLTNATYAGVPGTNYAVYDMIYRESTAKSSYVTFDADWQISDSLTAKFQAGSTKGTGETPRQYIAEVTVGSGGGASWATHGSGSPIDWNVGGDLSPNGVTSFGTWGNQQVTAEDKEKWATLDFNQYFNDGGVLSSIDFGLRFADHKREALSPEGATPGDIWSALKNGATSNYPNGFAGDIGGTFPRNIWYFTPGALKDAVTNNSTWLAGNDGPTGRHNYGAEWQVKEKNFAGYVQANFRGDWWSGNIGLRYVNIKQDINTYNAVSKAADADVSSLFGMWESVAFQNKRNRVLPSANIKFDLDDNLVLRVAASQTQTLPDYSALGASSYGSDLNRTGGGGNPNLKPTLSTNLDANLEWYFMPRGLLSVGAYHMDLKDYIAFDVVSRQLYSELTNQLETYQISTPINADGKVTGVEVAYEQPIGEYFGVNANYTYANGSTAHTWSDGSHNLLGTSKNTYNVGAYFENERFGARVSYTHRSSFLISLSGTNPYYQDDFGTLSASLSFKATDWLSISLDGLNLNNPTYKYYQTAAIPTSFYSNGRQYYLNFRFKY; encoded by the coding sequence ATGAATACCCGCAAGACCCTGCTTTCGGCCGCCATCGTCAGCTGCATCGCCTTCAGTGCGCACGCGCAGCAGGCCGCCCAGACCGCCACCGATCTGGACACCGTCACCGTTACCGGCATCCGCGGTTCGATGGAGAAATCGCTGGACACCAAGCGCGAAGCCAATGCGCGCGTGGAAGTGGTCACCGCCGAAGACGTGGGCAAGCTGCCGGCGCACAACGTAGCCGATACCCTGCAGCGCCTGCCGGGCGTCAACATCAGCTCGTCCAGCGCCGATGAAGGCGGCTTCGACGAAGCCGACCGTGTCAGCCTGCGCGGCACCAGCCCCAGCCTCACCCAGACCCTGATCAACGGCCACACCGTCGGTTCGGCTGACTGGTTCGTGCTCAGCCAAGGCAACAACGTCGGTCGCAGCGTCAGCTACTCGCTGCTGCCGTCGGAACTGGTCAGCTCGGTGGAAGTGAACAAGTCCTCGCAGGCCAAGCTGCAGGACGGCGGCACCACCGGTACCGTCAACATCATCACCCGCAAGCCGCTGGAGTTCTCCAAGCAGTTCACCGCTGAAGGCTCGATCGGCATGGTGCGTTCGGACCAGGCCAAATCGAACGACCCGCAGTATTCGGCGCTGTTCAACTACAAGAACGACGAAGGCACCTTCGGCGTGATGGTGCAGGGCTTCAGCCAGAAGCGCGAACTGCGCCGTGAAGCGCAGGAAATTCCGGGTGGCTTCTTCAAGATCGGCGCCGGCGATCCGGTCGCCAAGACCAATCCGGACCTGATCGGCGTGAACGTTCCCGGCCTGCTGGGTTCGACCCTGTTCGAACAGACCCGTGAGCGCAAGGGCGGCCTGGTCTCGCTGCAGTTCAAGCCGACCGACACCCTTACGCTGGGCCTGAATGGTTTCAGCTCCAAGCTGGAAGCCAACAACTACAACCGCAACTTCATGATGTTCGGCAACAGCTTCGCCAAGTCGCAGGCGCCGAATCCAGGCTATGTGGTCAAGGACGGCGTGCTGACCAACGCCACCTACGCGGGCGTGCCGGGCACCAACTACGCGGTGTACGACATGATCTACCGCGAGTCGACGGCCAAGTCGAGCTACGTCACCTTCGACGCCGACTGGCAGATCAGCGACAGCCTGACCGCCAAGTTCCAGGCCGGCAGCACCAAGGGCACCGGCGAGACCCCGCGCCAGTACATCGCCGAGGTCACCGTGGGCAGCGGCGGTGGCGCCAGTTGGGCCACGCACGGCAGCGGCTCGCCGATCGACTGGAACGTTGGCGGCGACCTCTCGCCCAACGGCGTAACCAGCTTCGGCACCTGGGGCAACCAGCAGGTCACCGCCGAAGACAAGGAGAAGTGGGCCACGCTGGACTTCAACCAGTACTTCAATGACGGTGGTGTGCTGAGCTCGATCGACTTCGGCCTGCGTTTCGCCGACCACAAGCGTGAAGCGCTGTCGCCGGAAGGTGCAACGCCGGGTGATATCTGGAGTGCGCTGAAGAACGGTGCCACCTCCAACTATCCGAACGGTTTCGCTGGCGATATCGGCGGCACCTTCCCGCGCAACATCTGGTACTTCACCCCGGGTGCGTTGAAGGACGCGGTGACCAACAACTCCACCTGGCTTGCCGGCAACGACGGCCCGACCGGCCGCCACAACTACGGTGCCGAGTGGCAGGTGAAGGAGAAGAACTTCGCCGGTTACGTCCAGGCCAACTTCCGCGGTGACTGGTGGAGCGGCAACATCGGCCTGCGCTACGTCAACATCAAGCAGGACATCAACACCTACAACGCCGTAAGCAAGGCCGCCGATGCAGATGTCAGCAGCCTGTTCGGCATGTGGGAGAGCGTGGCCTTCCAGAACAAGCGCAACCGCGTGCTGCCCAGCGCCAACATCAAGTTCGACCTGGACGACAACCTCGTGCTGCGCGTGGCCGCTTCGCAGACCCAGACCCTGCCGGACTATTCGGCGCTGGGCGCATCGTCGTACGGTTCGGACCTGAACCGGACCGGCGGTGGCGGCAACCCGAACCTCAAGCCGACCCTGTCCACCAACCTGGATGCGAACCTGGAGTGGTACTTCATGCCGCGCGGCCTGCTGTCGGTCGGCGCTTACCACATGGACCTGAAGGACTACATCGCCTTCGACGTGGTCTCGCGCCAGCTGTACAGCGAACTGACCAACCAGCTTGAGACCTACCAGATCTCCACCCCGATCAATGCCGACGGCAAGGTCACCGGCGTGGAAGTGGCCTACGAACAGCCGATCGGCGAGTACTTCGGCGTCAATGCCAACTACACCTACGCCAACGGCAGCACCGCGCACACCTGGTCCGACGGTTCCCACAACCTGCTGGGCACCTCGAAGAACACCTACAACGTGGGTGCCTACTTCGAGAACGAGCGCTTCGGTGCACGGGTGAGCTACACCCACCGTTCCTCGTTCCTGATCAGCCTGTCGGGCACCAACCCGTACTACCAGGATGACTTCGGCACGCTGTCGGCGTCGCTGAGCTTCAAGGCCACCGACTGGCTGAGCATCAGCCTGGATGGCCTGAACCTCAACAACCCGACCTACAAGTACTACCAGACCGCGGCCATTCCGACCTCGTTCTACAGCAACGGTCGCCAGTACTACCTGAACTTCCGCTTCAAGTACTGA